A window from Myripristis murdjan chromosome 11, fMyrMur1.1, whole genome shotgun sequence encodes these proteins:
- the LOC115367773 gene encoding uncharacterized protein LOC115367773, whose translation MAGKGGSGAKGQAVGGDGCTLTEKITKIDLNSGSLLESMSSGSTSQNQGANQQKPKQQKQQTEDISDSNSSEVANDLNAGGAGSYKHLKNRRLSERDDCYKCCMEADHIPPLDSWKRARQHPEFDSLKYINPALHKMACSLENDKTGQNLLAIEVPTQSHRVNLTTGNSKISQSVRTLLADYIVLGQAERMLKLAFIVAHPVASNQIRKDAGFPEKECEGIVEFREERILKIYRKGFLELLELYHEKKVINQEELERLTEFVENKRFLQRESDEYKEILGDVKKNIPDQPNKQK comes from the exons ATGGCGGGGAAGGGGGGCTCAGGTGCGAAGGGCCAGGCTGTCGGTGGGGATGGCTGCACGCTGACGGAAAAGATAACCAAAATAGACTTGAACAGTGGGTCTCTGTTGGAAAGCATGAGCAGTGGTTCTACGTCCCAAAATCAGGGGGCAAACCAGCAGAAACCAAAGCAGCAGAAGCAACAGACTGAAGATATCTCTGACTCTAACTCTTCTGAAGTGGCTAACGATCTCAACGCTGGAGGTGCCGGCTCATACAAACA tttgaaaaacagAAGATTGTCTGAGAGAGATGATTGCTATAAATGCTGCATGGAGGCAGATCACATCCCACCGCTGGACTCTTGGAAGAGGGCCAGACAGCATCCTGAGTTTGATTCTCTGAAATATATTAACCCGGCTCTTCATAAGATGGCGTGCAGCTTGGAAAATGACAAGACAGGACAAAACTTGCTCGCCATTGAGGTGCCGACGCAGTCCCACAGAGTCAACCTCACCACTGGCAACAGCAAAATATCCCAAAGCGTAAG GACTCTGCTGGCTGACTACATCGTCCTAGGACAGGCGGAGAGGATGCTGAAGCTCGCCTTCATCGTGGCTCATCCTGTCGCCTCCAATCAAATACGAAAGGATGCAG GTTTTCCCGAGAAAGAGTGCGAGGGGATCGTTGAGTTTAGGGAAGAACGAATCCTGAAGATCTACAGGAAGGGtttcctggagctgctggagctctACCACGAGAAGAAGGTCATCAACCAAGAAGAGCTGGAACGCCTCACAGAGTTTGTGGAGAACAAAAGGTTTCTCCAGAGAGAATCTGACGAGTACAAAGAAATACTtggagatgtaaaaaaaaacatacctgatcaaccaaacaaacaaaaataa
- the glmp gene encoding glycosylated lysosomal membrane protein, whose amino-acid sequence MAASRIPGRRLSVFLCLLQLACSCCGALLGGADTHRRKLSAELNPGWNSSDPPPPPGVALLHVRALGDNDTLHFLFCSQGAPTLLLVHTNTTNSTVKVDWPGFLARNTTGSLQVEPQSSVLYSSALLFSRLWEYDDVNDTADPQALPPSSFLPPLELQNFSWTGLDAAAPTAQLCASPGLANSSLCLQFSVFESEGRDPMWPRLLHNDNSSQLRVWLDKLTPRANHSRFSLELQAVGGAYPLDRVEVLRSIDDEYTPSIFKVSQWVASPANSSEVLGFVQWKPVAYRQADAVLEVATPCRHSTPGPVGGAAAASGLVRAFYGPEPPARGLNISFGMAGAPLYNTTRFLSWTLLVGVGSPPVDSFSLLVLVIMAVGLGTPMILLLVGGVCVLTRKRAGPQGLGYEPIN is encoded by the exons ATGGCGGCCAGCAGGATCCCCGGCCGCCGACTCTCcgtcttcctctgcctcctccagctcGCCTGCAGCTGCTGCGGCGCTCTGCTCGGCGGGGCGGACACACACCGGCGGAAG CTCTCGGCGGAGCTGAACCCGGGCTGGAACTCCTCCGACCCTCCGCCGCCCCCTGGTGTCGCCCTGCTGCACGTACGGGCGCTGGGCGACAACGACACGCTGCACTTCCTGTTCTGCAGCCAGGGGGCGCCGACGCTGCTGCTGGTccacaccaacaccaccaacTCCACCGTGAAG GTGGACTGGCCGGGGTTCCTGGCCCGCAACACCACGGGCAGCCTGCAGGTGGAGCCGCAGAGCAGCGTCCTGTACAGCAGCGCCCTCCTCTTCAGCAGG CTGTGGGAGTACGACGACGTCAACGACACGGCCGACCCGCAggccctccccccctcctccttcttgcCGCCGTTGGAGCTGCAGAATTTCTCCTGGACGGGTCTGGACGCCGCCGCGCCGACCGCCCAGCTCTGCGCCTCGCCCGGCCTCGCCAACAGCTCGCTGTGCCTGCAG tTCTCAGTGTTTGAGTCTGAGGGGCGTGACCCCATGTGGCCCCGCCTCCTGCACAACGATAACTCCTCCCAGTTGAGGGTGTGGCTTGACAAGCTGACGCCCCGAGCCAATCACTCGCGCTTCTCCCTGGAGCTGCaggcggtgggcggggcttatcCGCTGGACAGAGTTGAGGTTCTGCGTTCCATCGACGACGAGTACACACCCTCCATATttaag GTGTCCCAGTGGGTGGCGTCCCCGGCCAACAGTTCGGAGGTGCTGGGCTTCGTGCAGTGGAAGCCGGTGGCGTACCGCCAGGCCGACGCCGTGCTGGAGGTGGCCACGCCCTGCCGCCACTCGACCCCGGGGCCGGTGGGCGGGGCGGCGGCGGCCTCGGGCCTCGTCAGGGCGTTCTACGGCCCCGAGCCGCCGGCCAGGGGCCTCAACATCAGCTTCGGCATGGCAGGGGCCCCGCTCTACAACACCACCAGGTTCCTCAGCTG gacgCTGCTGGTGGGCGTCGGTTCTCCGCCGGTCGattccttctctctgctggtTCTCGTCATCATGGCGGTTGGCCTGGGAACTCCCATGATCCTCCTGCTGGTGGGCGGAGTCTGTGTCTTGACTCGGAAGAGGGCGGGGCCTCAGGGGCTGGGCTATGAGCCAATCAACTGA